From the genome of Penaeus chinensis breed Huanghai No. 1 chromosome 8, ASM1920278v2, whole genome shotgun sequence, one region includes:
- the LOC125028339 gene encoding uncharacterized protein LOC125028339 isoform X2 has translation MSKPSHEFVTGCQHTRHVPEEAPCDECRRSRLLPALLAEARSQPADCGNAPSPPPWLHRDKVAIGQAVFQRYFLSIFVSNLVGLLCLLTVETVVRVLAFTGRSSLPSTSYKRYLSTINHLRQWYSSDVFNKESRAYKSIQLVRRMHTSSHFEAQKSQKCFTSQADMVVTQWAFFGLALTHGSQFGVRLTREEEEGLVHFWRIIGYLLGIEEKYNLAKGSIEEVKTNCHALVHKIIIPGLVTPPPEFHPMADAMLHGIHLIVPVMDPPAFAEFTKCIFGIGYSTSKLSWHSRFIFNIMKWNFCTLLHIPVLNVLLRVYENFLLTFALFICNSLPVIRSYYTWVQKKVSGLWQDITESFMNIIKGILLLFNLESS, from the exons GTACCGGAGGAGGCGCCGTGTGACGAGTGCCGCAGGTCGAGGCTGCTGCCCGCACTTCTGGCCGAGGCTAGGTCGCAGCCGGCAGACTGCGGCAACGCCCCATCACCGCCACCCTGGCTTCACCGCGACAAGGTCGCAAT AGGTCAGGCTGTCTTCCAACGCTACTTCTTGAGCATCTTCGTAAGCAATTTGGTTGGCCTGCTTTGCCTGCTCACCGTAGAGACCGTCGTGAGGGTGCTGGCCTTCACAGGTCGTTCTTCCTTGCCATCCACTTCGTACAAGCGATATTTGAGCACGATAAACCATCTCAGACAGTGGTATTCTTCTGATGtctttaataaagagtcaag aGCCTACAAGTCCATTCAACTAGTTCGACGAATGCACACATCATCTCATTTTGAAGCTCAAAAGTCGCAGAAATGTTTTACTTCCCAAGCAGATATGGTGGTTACACAGTGGGCATTTTTTGGCCTTGCACTTACTCATGGTTCCCAATTTGGTGTCCGGTTAaccagagaagaggaagaaggacttGTCCACTTCTGGAGGATCATAGGATACCTATTAGGAATTGAGGAGAA atataatcTGGCTAAAGGAAGCATAGAAGAGGTGAAGACCAACTGTCATGCACttgtacataaaataataatcccAGGTCTAGTCACTCCTCCTCCTGAGTTTCACCCAATGGCAGATGCAATGCTCCATGGAATTCACTTGATTGTACCTGTCATGGATCCACCAGCCTTCGCAGAGTTTACAAAGTGCATATTTGGAATTGGATATAGCACGAGTAAACTCTCATGGCACTCAAgattcatctttaatattatg AAATGGAACTTTTGCACACTCCTCCACATCCCAGTTCTGAATGTGCTGTTGCGTGTATATGAGAACTTCCTTTTAACCTTTGCATTGTTTATTTGTAATAGTTTGCCTGTAATTAGGTCATATTATACATGGGTTCAAAAGAAGGTAAGTGGCTTGTGGCAAGACATCACAGAATCTTTCATGAACATTATAAAaggaatattattgttgtttaatcTTGAGAGTTCCTGA
- the LOC125028339 gene encoding uncharacterized protein LOC125028339 isoform X1, translating into MTLWRESKDGEHLRVKMKVPEEAPCDECRRSRLLPALLAEARSQPADCGNAPSPPPWLHRDKVAIGQAVFQRYFLSIFVSNLVGLLCLLTVETVVRVLAFTGRSSLPSTSYKRYLSTINHLRQWYSSDVFNKESRAYKSIQLVRRMHTSSHFEAQKSQKCFTSQADMVVTQWAFFGLALTHGSQFGVRLTREEEEGLVHFWRIIGYLLGIEEKYNLAKGSIEEVKTNCHALVHKIIIPGLVTPPPEFHPMADAMLHGIHLIVPVMDPPAFAEFTKCIFGIGYSTSKLSWHSRFIFNIMKWNFCTLLHIPVLNVLLRVYENFLLTFALFICNSLPVIRSYYTWVQKKVSGLWQDITESFMNIIKGILLLFNLESS; encoded by the exons ATGACGCTGTGGAGGGAAAGTAAGGATGGCGAGCACCTTCGTGTCAAGATGAAG GTACCGGAGGAGGCGCCGTGTGACGAGTGCCGCAGGTCGAGGCTGCTGCCCGCACTTCTGGCCGAGGCTAGGTCGCAGCCGGCAGACTGCGGCAACGCCCCATCACCGCCACCCTGGCTTCACCGCGACAAGGTCGCAAT AGGTCAGGCTGTCTTCCAACGCTACTTCTTGAGCATCTTCGTAAGCAATTTGGTTGGCCTGCTTTGCCTGCTCACCGTAGAGACCGTCGTGAGGGTGCTGGCCTTCACAGGTCGTTCTTCCTTGCCATCCACTTCGTACAAGCGATATTTGAGCACGATAAACCATCTCAGACAGTGGTATTCTTCTGATGtctttaataaagagtcaag aGCCTACAAGTCCATTCAACTAGTTCGACGAATGCACACATCATCTCATTTTGAAGCTCAAAAGTCGCAGAAATGTTTTACTTCCCAAGCAGATATGGTGGTTACACAGTGGGCATTTTTTGGCCTTGCACTTACTCATGGTTCCCAATTTGGTGTCCGGTTAaccagagaagaggaagaaggacttGTCCACTTCTGGAGGATCATAGGATACCTATTAGGAATTGAGGAGAA atataatcTGGCTAAAGGAAGCATAGAAGAGGTGAAGACCAACTGTCATGCACttgtacataaaataataatcccAGGTCTAGTCACTCCTCCTCCTGAGTTTCACCCAATGGCAGATGCAATGCTCCATGGAATTCACTTGATTGTACCTGTCATGGATCCACCAGCCTTCGCAGAGTTTACAAAGTGCATATTTGGAATTGGATATAGCACGAGTAAACTCTCATGGCACTCAAgattcatctttaatattatg AAATGGAACTTTTGCACACTCCTCCACATCCCAGTTCTGAATGTGCTGTTGCGTGTATATGAGAACTTCCTTTTAACCTTTGCATTGTTTATTTGTAATAGTTTGCCTGTAATTAGGTCATATTATACATGGGTTCAAAAGAAGGTAAGTGGCTTGTGGCAAGACATCACAGAATCTTTCATGAACATTATAAAaggaatattattgttgtttaatcTTGAGAGTTCCTGA